The genomic region AAACTCGTCATCCATAAGCTTCTGAGGAGAACAAACCCTAGAAGACTAAAACCAAGAAAGCTGGAAAAAATATCGCTGCGCAAAATTAATTTATGACGTTTCTCCCATAACAAAGTTGCCACAGCAAACCAACAAAGAAGACTGAGAATAAACTGATTTGGATCGGCATCACTACGCCAAATTAAACTTGCATGAATAGTTGCTATACCACCTGCGATCGCAATTAACCAAAACTGAGGTTGTTGCAACGATCGCCATTCATTTTGGGAAAAAACTCTCATAAAATTACCAATTACCAATTACCAATCATCCCCATAACCTACGTCTAGGAGATCCATTCAAGCGATCGTGAGTATCAGATAATAATTGCGGAATATCTAATTGTTCGGGACAGCGCGGTAAACAATCACCGCATTGAGTACATTTATTTGCTTTCATGCCAGGAAACCAGTGTCCGGCATTTTCAAACATTTGATAACGATATTTGCCGTACTCTTGCATATTGTATGCAATAGTCAGATTTCGCAGGCGCAAAACTTCGGGAATGTTAATTTTTTCAGGACAAGGTAGACATTTGTAGCATTGACTACAGCGATCGCTGGCTAAAGTTGTGGCAGTATGAGTTTCTAAGCGCTGTAAAACTTTAATTTCTGCATCAGTTAAGGGTGCGTCACAGTCAGCGACTTGTAAAGGGACGCTTAATTCAGCTGGGGTAGCTGCACCGACGCTGAGGGTAGAAATACGGCGATCGCTGAGTAAAAAGCGGTAGTTTAGTTCTAATGGAGAACAAGGCTGGCACAACTCTTTCAGTGTCTCTGGTGGAGTATATAAGAGTCCTCCCTTATCCGCAGGAGAAATAATAAATACACCCATATCTTTAGTATGGGCGAGTTCTATTGCTGGGGCATGACGTTGAAAAAAATAGTAGTAATGTAGATTGACAAATTCAAACAAATCGGTGGCGATCGCTGCTAATATCACATCTAAAGATGCGTGAGTGGAGAAACCAACGTGTCTTACCCGTCCATCAGCAACAGCCTCCCGTACTGCTTGCATACAACCATGCGATCGTTGTACGAGATCGAGATGTTCCCAAGTATTGATTCCGTGAATTCCCAAGCAATCTAAATAATCGACTCCAATACGTTCTAAAGACTCATTAATGTAACAACGCATCGAGTCTGCATCTGTCGTAGGAGGAATTTTAGTGGTGATATGAAGCTGGGAACGAGGGACGGATAAGCCTTTTTTCAGTGCTGCACCGAGATATAATTCGCTGTCACCATAGCCTCTAGCTGTTTCAATATGATTGATTCCTATTGCAACTGCGCGATCAATTGTTTTATAGGCATTTTCCGCTGAAGCCAAGTAACGCATCGTGCCTAACGAAAACGCCGAAAGATTGAGATTCGTCTTGCCAAATCGTCGGTAGTGCATTGAGAGTGTCCAGTCTGTACTAGGTTCAATCCCTAATGGGAGACAACTAAATTTCAACCATAGCGCAGCAAGCGATCTTATTCCAACACTTCCGAAAAAAAAATCAATTCCTAATAGGGAGACAATTAAATTTCAACTCTACGTCATCGAAGCCAGCAGCAGCGCAGTTAAGTTTCAATCCCTAATAGGGAGACAATTAAATTTCAACATGCTTGCTGCGCTTTGAGTTGGACGTTATCCTCAAGTTTCAATCCCTAATAGGGAGACAATTAAATTTCAACCTCTCTCTCCCTGTGGCAGACAATCATGCCGAAGCGTTTCAATCCCTAATAGGGAGACAATTAAATTTCAACACCTCGTATGTTGGGCAGCCATAGCTTGTTAGTACTGTTTCAATCCCTAATAGGGAGACAATTAAATTTCAACTCTAGAGACATAGCCCAGTTAAAAACGTCTATCGGTTTCAATCCCTAATAGGGAGACAATTAAATTTCAACTCAAAAGTCGTAGCGGTAGTTGCAGCAGGATTATTTGTTTCAATCCCTAATAGGGAGACAATTAAATTTCAACTTTTTCCAAAATTTATATCACTAAAACTTACGATGTTA from Chroococcidiopsis sp. SAG 2025 harbors:
- a CDS encoding aldo/keto reductase encodes the protein MHYRRFGKTNLNLSAFSLGTMRYLASAENAYKTIDRAVAIGINHIETARGYGDSELYLGAALKKGLSVPRSQLHITTKIPPTTDADSMRCYINESLERIGVDYLDCLGIHGINTWEHLDLVQRSHGCMQAVREAVADGRVRHVGFSTHASLDVILAAIATDLFEFVNLHYYYFFQRHAPAIELAHTKDMGVFIISPADKGGLLYTPPETLKELCQPCSPLELNYRFLLSDRRISTLSVGAATPAELSVPLQVADCDAPLTDAEIKVLQRLETHTATTLASDRCSQCYKCLPCPEKINIPEVLRLRNLTIAYNMQEYGKYRYQMFENAGHWFPGMKANKCTQCGDCLPRCPEQLDIPQLLSDTHDRLNGSPRRRLWG